In one Hyphomicrobium sp. 99 genomic region, the following are encoded:
- a CDS encoding DUF3168 domain-containing protein, translating to MSSAAFALQQAIFSKLASDAATTSALGGPRIYDDVPARAEFPFMTFGQSTERDWSTGTEEGYEHVITLHVWSRARGRKEAQAVIAAARHALHDQDLPLEGHRLVNLRHEFSEARRDNDGETFHGISRFRAVTEPN from the coding sequence GCAGCTTTCGCTCTGCAACAGGCAATCTTTTCAAAGTTGGCAAGCGACGCCGCGACGACGTCGGCGCTCGGCGGTCCACGCATTTACGATGACGTTCCGGCGCGTGCGGAATTTCCTTTCATGACGTTCGGTCAATCGACGGAACGCGATTGGTCGACCGGCACGGAAGAGGGCTACGAACACGTCATCACGCTTCACGTTTGGTCGCGCGCACGTGGACGCAAGGAAGCTCAGGCTGTGATTGCTGCCGCACGTCATGCGCTGCACGATCAGGACCTTCCGCTCGAAGGTCACCGCCTGGTTAATCTGCGTCACGAATTTTCCGAAGCGCGACGCGACAACGATGGCGAGACATTTCACGGCATCTCCCGCTTCCGCGCGGTGACCGAGCCAAACTGA
- a CDS encoding phage major tail protein, TP901-1 family → MAAQKGKDLLLKVDTTGAGVFVTVAGLRARGLAISAETVEITNTESAGQWRELLTGAGVKSARITGSGVFKDGTSDSTIRDYAFNGTVRDWQVIVPDFGTIAGAFQITSLEFSGRHDAELTFDISLESAGVLTFTAAS, encoded by the coding sequence ATGGCAGCACAGAAAGGCAAGGACCTTCTCCTGAAGGTCGATACGACAGGCGCGGGCGTCTTCGTGACGGTCGCCGGACTTCGCGCACGCGGATTGGCTATCAGCGCAGAGACGGTCGAGATCACCAACACCGAGAGCGCCGGCCAATGGCGCGAGCTCCTGACCGGCGCAGGCGTCAAGTCGGCGCGCATCACCGGCTCCGGAGTTTTCAAGGACGGGACATCCGATTCGACGATCCGCGATTACGCGTTCAATGGAACGGTGCGCGACTGGCAAGTGATCGTGCCGGATTTCGGAACCATCGCAGGCGCGTTCCAAATCACATCGCTCGAATTCAGCGGCCGTCACGACGCCGAACTGACGTTCGACATCTCGCTCGAAAGTGCAGGCGTGCTGACCTTCACGGCAGCGTCGTAA